The following are from one region of the Staphylococcus argenteus genome:
- a CDS encoding sodium:solute symporter, whose product MKEVGFGTLNWVAVIIYLLAMLFIGVYFTKRASQSTNSFFTASGRLPSWVVGFSIYATTLSAITFMSTPEKAFLTDWSYIAGNIAIVAIIPLLIYFYVPFFKKLKVTSAYEYLEARFGPSIRVIGSLLFVIYHLGRVAIVIYLPTLAITSVSDMNPYVVASLVGLLCILYTFLGGFEGVVWSDFIQGVILLGGALVIIILGIMHIKGGFGTVLADAIEHKKLISADNWKLNTAAAAIPIIFLGNIFNNLYQYTASQDVVQRYQASDSLKETNKSLWTNGILALISAPLFYGMGTMLYSFYAHEAVLPKGFNTSSVVPYFILTEMPPFVAGLLIAAIFAAAQSTISSSLNSISACISIDIKQRFFGKGSERHEVNFARLVIIIAGIFGFGMSLYLIASNSNDLWDLFLFVTGLFGVPLAGVFAVGIFTKRTNTFGVICGLILGIIFAYIYNGVGKGNSPFYVSTISFTVAFVFAYVISFIVPSKHKKDITGLTIFEKDKPSTYISKTATKK is encoded by the coding sequence ATGAAAGAAGTTGGATTTGGCACATTGAACTGGGTTGCCGTTATTATTTATCTATTAGCTATGTTATTCATTGGCGTTTACTTTACCAAGCGTGCAAGTCAAAGTACAAATAGTTTCTTTACTGCAAGTGGCCGCTTGCCATCTTGGGTAGTTGGTTTTTCCATTTATGCTACTACGTTAAGTGCGATTACATTTATGTCGACACCAGAGAAAGCATTTTTAACAGATTGGTCATACATTGCAGGTAACATTGCCATTGTCGCAATAATTCCATTACTTATTTATTTCTATGTACCTTTCTTTAAAAAGTTAAAAGTAACATCTGCATACGAATATTTAGAAGCTAGATTTGGCCCTAGCATTCGCGTTATCGGCTCATTATTATTTGTCATTTACCATCTAGGACGTGTTGCAATCGTCATATATTTACCAACATTAGCGATAACATCTGTATCAGATATGAATCCATACGTTGTTGCATCACTCGTTGGTTTGTTATGTATTTTATATACATTTTTAGGTGGATTCGAAGGTGTTGTATGGAGTGATTTCATTCAAGGTGTCATATTATTAGGTGGCGCTTTAGTAATTATCATTTTAGGTATTATGCACATTAAAGGTGGATTCGGTACTGTCCTTGCAGATGCAATTGAACATAAAAAGTTAATCAGTGCTGACAACTGGAAATTAAATACTGCTGCGGCTGCAATACCTATCATTTTCCTTGGAAATATTTTTAATAACTTGTATCAATATACCGCGAGTCAAGATGTCGTACAAAGATATCAAGCTTCTGATAGCTTAAAAGAAACAAATAAATCTTTATGGACAAATGGTATTCTAGCATTAATCTCAGCACCGTTATTTTATGGTATGGGTACAATGTTGTACTCATTTTATGCACATGAAGCTGTTTTACCAAAAGGCTTCAACACATCATCTGTTGTACCATATTTCATTTTGACTGAGATGCCACCTTTTGTTGCCGGATTACTCATTGCAGCTATTTTCGCTGCTGCACAGTCTACCATTTCATCTAGTTTAAATTCTATTTCTGCTTGTATTTCAATTGATATTAAACAACGTTTCTTTGGCAAAGGTAGCGAGCGACATGAAGTTAACTTTGCTCGTTTGGTCATCATTATCGCAGGTATATTTGGTTTTGGTATGTCATTATACTTAATTGCTTCAAATTCAAATGATTTATGGGACTTATTCTTGTTTGTTACTGGGTTATTCGGCGTTCCATTAGCCGGTGTATTCGCTGTCGGTATTTTTACAAAACGTACAAATACATTCGGTGTTATTTGCGGATTAATTTTAGGTATCATCTTTGCGTACATATATAATGGCGTCGGTAAAGGCAACTCACCTTTCTATGTATCAACTATTTCATTTACTGTTGCTTTTGTCTTTGCTTATGTAATTAGCTTTATCGTCCCTTCAAAACATAAAAAAGATATTACGGGATTAACAATATTTGAAAAAGATAAACCATCAACATACATTTCAAAAACTGCTACGAAAAAGTAA
- a CDS encoding pseudouridine-5'-phosphate glycosidase: MANLQKYIEYSREVQQARDNNQPIVALESTIISHGMPYPQNVEMATTVEQIIRDNGAIPATIAIIDGKIKIGLESEDLEILATSKDVAKVSRRDLAEIVAMKRIGATTVATTMICAAMAGIQFFVTGGIGGVHKGAEHTMDISADLDELSKTNVTVICAGAKSILDLPKTMEYLETKGVPVIGYQTNELPAFFTRESGVKLTSSVETPERLADIHMTKQALNLEGGIVVANPIPREYALSKEYIETIINEAVDEAESQGIKGKDSTPFLLGKIVEKTNGESLAANIKLVENNAVLGAKIAVAVNKLL; this comes from the coding sequence ATGGCGAATTTACAAAAGTATATTGAGTATTCCAGAGAAGTTCAGCAAGCAAGGGATAACAATCAACCGATTGTAGCATTAGAATCAACAATTATTTCACATGGTATGCCGTATCCACAAAATGTTGAAATGGCAACAACAGTAGAGCAAATTATCAGAGATAATGGTGCCATTCCAGCAACTATAGCAATTATCGACGGCAAAATTAAAATTGGTTTAGAAAGTGAAGATTTAGAAATACTGGCAACTAGTAAAGACGTTGCTAAAGTGTCTAGAAGAGATTTAGCAGAAATTGTTGCGATGAAGCGTATTGGTGCTACTACTGTAGCGACGACGATGATATGTGCTGCAATGGCTGGTATTCAATTTTTTGTTACTGGAGGTATTGGTGGAGTCCATAAAGGTGCAGAACATACAATGGACATCTCAGCAGACTTAGATGAATTGTCTAAAACGAATGTCACTGTTATCTGTGCAGGTGCAAAATCAATTTTAGACTTACCTAAAACGATGGAATATTTGGAAACAAAAGGTGTTCCAGTCATTGGTTATCAAACGAATGAATTGCCAGCATTTTTCACTCGCGAAAGCGGTGTTAAGTTAACCAGTTCGGTTGAAACGCCGGAACGACTAGCTGACATTCATATGACGAAGCAAGCATTGAATCTTGAAGGTGGGATTGTCGTTGCTAATCCAATTCCACGCGAATATGCTTTGTCAAAAGAATACATTGAGACAATCATTAATGAAGCTGTTGACGAAGCGGAAAGTCAAGGAATTAAAGGTAAGGATTCAACACCATTCTTGTTAGGGAAAATTGTAGAAAAAACAAATGGCGAAAGTTTAGCAGCAAATATAAAACTTGTTGAAAACAATGCTGTGTTGGGGGCTAAAATTGCTGTCGCTGTTAATAAACTATTGTAG
- a CDS encoding YjiH family protein, with protein sequence MNNQRLNAQQPSAWRFYVYSLIGILCFFVPFTISKNNTILVDHVHLAIRSLLGSLMPYVALIMILIGAALPLVRRTFMTSITNFIITLFKVAGAVIGIMYVFNIGPSLLFKANYGPFLFEKLMMPLSILIPVGAIALSLLVGYGLLEFVGVYMEPIMRPIFKTPGKSAIDAVASFVGSYSLGLLITNRVYKQGMYNKREATIIATGFSTVSATFMIIVAKTLNLMSHWNLYFWATLVITFIVTAITAWLPPIANESTEYYNGQEGDKEVAIEGSRLKTAYAEAMKQNTSTPSLLKNIGDNLKDGLEMTVGILPSILSIGFLGLIVANYTPLIDWLGYIYYPFIYIFPIPDQVLLAKASAISIVEMFLPSLLVAKAAMSTKFVVGVVSVSAVIFFSALVPCILATEIKIPVWKLVIIWFLRVALSLLITIPFALFIFG encoded by the coding sequence ATGAATAATCAACGTTTAAATGCACAACAACCAAGTGCATGGCGTTTTTATGTCTATAGCTTGATTGGTATACTTTGCTTTTTCGTACCTTTTACTATCAGTAAAAACAATACAATATTAGTAGATCATGTTCATCTAGCAATTCGCTCATTATTAGGTTCACTCATGCCATATGTAGCACTTATTATGATACTTATTGGTGCAGCATTACCATTAGTTAGACGTACTTTTATGACTTCTATAACTAACTTTATCATTACATTATTTAAAGTCGCAGGGGCAGTTATTGGTATTATGTACGTATTTAACATAGGTCCCTCATTATTATTTAAAGCAAACTATGGTCCATTTCTGTTTGAAAAATTAATGATGCCACTTAGCATTTTAATTCCTGTTGGTGCAATTGCACTTTCTCTATTAGTAGGTTATGGATTACTTGAGTTTGTCGGTGTCTATATGGAACCCATTATGCGACCTATATTTAAAACGCCTGGTAAGTCAGCAATTGATGCAGTTGCTTCATTTGTTGGTAGTTATTCTTTAGGATTATTAATTACAAATCGAGTATATAAGCAAGGTATGTATAACAAAAGAGAAGCAACAATTATCGCAACGGGTTTCTCAACAGTTTCAGCAACATTTATGATTATCGTTGCTAAAACTTTAAATTTAATGTCTCATTGGAACTTATATTTCTGGGCGACATTGGTTATTACATTTATCGTAACTGCCATTACAGCTTGGTTGCCACCAATTGCTAATGAATCGACGGAATATTATAACGGCCAAGAAGGTGACAAAGAAGTAGCTATAGAAGGAAGTAGACTAAAAACTGCTTATGCAGAAGCAATGAAACAAAACACATCAACACCGTCTCTATTGAAGAATATTGGGGATAACCTTAAAGATGGATTAGAAATGACTGTCGGTATTCTACCTTCAATTTTATCGATAGGGTTTTTGGGACTGATTGTAGCAAACTATACACCACTTATCGATTGGCTAGGCTATATTTATTATCCATTTATTTATATTTTCCCAATACCAGATCAAGTATTGCTCGCAAAAGCTTCAGCAATTTCAATTGTAGAAATGTTTTTACCATCATTATTGGTTGCTAAAGCTGCTATGAGTACAAAATTTGTAGTTGGTGTTGTAAGTGTTTCAGCAGTGATCTTTTTCTCAGCTTTAGTGCCATGTATTTTAGCAACAGAAATTAAAATTCCTGTCTGGAAGTTAGTCATTATTTGGTTTTTACGAGTAGCATTATCCCTATTAATTACAATTCCATTTGCGTTATTCATATTTGGATAA
- a CDS encoding N-acetylmannosamine-6-phosphate 2-epimerase, whose translation MLPHGLIVSCQALPDEPLHSSFIMSKMALAAYEGGAVGIRANTKEDILEIKKTVDLPVIGIVKRDYDGSNVFITATAKEVDELIESQCEVIALDATMQRRPKETLDELVAYIRQHAPNVEIMADIATVEEAKNAERLGFDYIGTTLHGYTSYTKGQLLYQDDFQFLKDVLNSVEAKVIAEGNVITPDMYKRVMDLGVHCSVVGGAITRPKEITKRFVQVMEDE comes from the coding sequence ATGTTACCACATGGTTTAATTGTATCTTGTCAGGCGCTACCTGACGAGCCGTTACATTCATCGTTTATAATGTCTAAAATGGCATTAGCTGCGTATGAAGGTGGGGCTGTAGGTATTAGAGCAAATACTAAAGAAGATATTTTAGAAATTAAAAAGACAGTAGATTTACCAGTCATTGGTATTGTAAAGCGTGATTATGATGGATCAAATGTTTTCATTACAGCAACTGCCAAAGAAGTAGACGAATTGATTGAAAGTCAATGTGAAGTAATCGCATTGGATGCTACGATGCAGCGACGTCCAAAAGAAACGTTAGACGAATTGGTAGCTTACATTAGACAACATGCACCTAATGTTGAAATTATGGCTGATATCGCAACGGTTGAAGAAGCGAAAAACGCAGAACGTCTTGGTTTTGATTATATTGGTACGACGTTACACGGATATACTAGCTATACAAAAGGGCAGTTATTATATCAAGATGATTTCCAATTTTTAAAAGATGTACTAAATAGTGTTGAAGCGAAAGTTATTGCAGAAGGCAATGTTATTACGCCAGATATGTACAAACGTGTTATGGATTTAGGTGTTCATTGTTCAGTTGTAGGTGGTGCAATTACGCGACCAAAAGAAATTACGAAACGATTTGTACAAGTTATGGAAGATGAATAA
- a CDS encoding carbohydrate kinase — protein sequence MSDSEKEILKRIKENPFISQRELAEAIGLSRPSVANIISGLIQKEYVMGKAYVLNEEYPIVCIGAANVDRKFYIHTALVAETSNPVTSTRSIGGVARNIAENLGRLGETVAFLSASGQDSEWEMIKRLSSPFMNTDHVQQFENTNTGSYTALISKDGDMTYGLADMEVFDYITPEFLIKRSHLLKKAKCIIVDLNLGKEALNFLCAYTTKHQIKLVITTVSSPKMKNMPDSLHAVDWIITNKDETETYLNMKIETTEDLKVAAKRWNDLGVKNIIVTNGVKELIYRSSDEEIIKPVIPSNNVKDVTGAGDSFCAAVVYSWLNGMSTENILIAGMVNAKKTIETKYTVRQNLDQKQLYHDMEDYKNGEFTKVY from the coding sequence ATGAGTGATTCTGAGAAAGAAATTTTAAAGAGAATTAAAGAAAATCCATTTATTTCGCAACGTGAACTTGCTGAAGCAATTGGATTATCCAGACCAAGTGTTGCAAACATCATTTCAGGATTAATACAAAAGGAATATGTTATGGGAAAGGCATATGTCTTAAATGAAGAATATCCTATTGTTTGTATTGGTGCAGCGAATGTAGATCGAAAGTTTTATATTCATACAGCTCTAGTTGCAGAAACATCAAACCCTGTAACATCAACGCGTTCCATTGGTGGCGTAGCAAGAAACATTGCTGAAAACTTAGGTAGACTTGGTGAAACAGTCGCATTTTTATCAGCTAGCGGACAAGATAGTGAGTGGGAAATGATTAAAAGATTGTCCAGCCCTTTTATGAATACGGATCATGTTCAACAATTTGAAAATACAAATACGGGTTCGTATACAGCTTTAATAAGTAAAGACGGTGACATGACATATGGTTTAGCTGATATGGAAGTGTTCGACTACATTACACCTGAGTTTTTAATTAAGCGTTCACATTTGTTAAAAAAAGCAAAATGCATCATTGTTGATTTAAATTTAGGCAAAGAAGCACTGAATTTCTTGTGTGCTTATACCACGAAACATCAAATCAAATTAGTTATTACTACAGTATCTTCCCCGAAAATGAAAAACATGCCAGATTCATTGCATGCTGTTGATTGGATTATCACAAATAAAGATGAAACAGAGACATATTTAAATATGAAAATTGAAACTACTGAAGATTTGAAAGTAGCTGCTAAACGGTGGAATGATTTAGGCGTTAAAAATATTATTGTTACAAATGGCGTGAAAGAACTCATTTATCGAAGTAGTGATGAAGAAATTATAAAACCAGTTATACCATCAAACAATGTAAAAGATGTTACAGGTGCAGGTGATTCATTCTGTGCTGCTGTAGTGTATAGCTGGCTAAATGGAATGTCTACAGAAAATATATTAATTGCAGGCATGGTTAATGCAAAGAAAACAATAGAAACAAAATATACAGTTAGACAGAATCTAGATCAAAAGCAACTTTATCACGATATGGAGGATTATAAAAATGGCGAATTTACAAAAGTATATTGA
- the rpiRa gene encoding pentose phosphate pathway transcriptional regulator RpiRA, with the protein MKFENRVQRHQHLFTKTDKQIVNYIRKHGYSDAFSTINSLAHAIGTSPATMTRFSHKLDYENFQDLKFNIQQEMTETVIENSPIIQRIHKYHQQMLQQTGEFIDNDIIQTFIDKLQSSRQILFAGLGSSGLSATEFYYRTIRMGLRGNVTTDSHLMKISASLLSNSDMFIAMSNSGNTSELISAAEVAKSHGAYVVAITNFEGSKLTDCADLVLLTTDQSRNTDHRFINTQIATLFLIDIVSYHLLENSHLSDTYQHTKSIILDNK; encoded by the coding sequence ATGAAATTTGAGAATCGCGTTCAGCGCCATCAACATTTATTTACAAAAACAGACAAACAAATAGTCAACTATATTAGAAAACATGGATATAGTGATGCCTTTTCAACCATCAACTCCTTAGCACATGCCATTGGCACATCTCCAGCTACAATGACACGCTTTAGTCATAAACTGGACTACGAAAATTTTCAAGATTTAAAATTTAATATCCAACAAGAAATGACAGAAACAGTTATAGAAAATAGTCCAATCATTCAAAGGATTCATAAATACCATCAACAAATGCTTCAACAAACAGGTGAATTTATTGATAATGACATTATCCAAACTTTTATTGATAAATTACAATCAAGTCGTCAAATATTGTTCGCGGGATTAGGTAGTTCTGGACTATCTGCTACAGAATTTTATTATCGAACAATTCGTATGGGGCTAAGAGGTAATGTCACAACCGATTCACATTTAATGAAAATATCGGCATCCCTACTATCTAATTCGGACATGTTTATCGCTATGTCAAATAGTGGTAATACTTCAGAATTAATTTCAGCAGCGGAAGTAGCCAAATCTCATGGTGCATATGTCGTTGCCATCACAAATTTCGAAGGTAGTAAACTGACAGATTGTGCTGATTTAGTATTATTAACAACTGATCAATCTCGTAATACCGACCATCGATTTATTAACACACAAATTGCGACACTATTTTTAATCGATATTGTGAGCTATCATTTATTAGAAAATAGCCATCTAAGTGACACATACCAGCATACAAAGTCCATTATTTTGGACAATAAATAA
- a CDS encoding NupC/NupG family nucleoside CNT transporter encodes MSILFAIIGVAFALFVAFLFSFDRKNIDFRKTLIMIFVQVLIVLFMMNTTIGLTILTALGSFFEGLINVSKAGINFVFGDIQNKNGFTFFLNVLLPLVFISVLIGIFNYIKVLPFIIKYVGIAINKITRMGRLESYFAISTAMFGQPEVYLTIKDIIPRLSRAKLYTIATSGMSAVSMAMLGSYMQMIEPKFVVTAVMLNIFSALIIASVINPYKSDDNDVEIDNLTKSTETKSVNEKTGKPKKVAFFQMIGDSAMDGFKIAVVVAVMLLAFISLMEAINIIFGSVGLNFKQLIGYLFAPIAFIMGIPWSEAVPAGSLMATKLITNEFVAMLDFKNVLGDVSARTQGIISVYLVSFANFGTVGIIVGSIKGISDKQGEKVASFAMRLLLGSTLASIISGSIIGLVL; translated from the coding sequence ATGTCTATTTTATTCGCTATCATAGGGGTAGCATTTGCGCTATTTGTAGCATTTTTATTCAGCTTTGATCGCAAGAATATAGATTTCAGAAAAACATTAATTATGATTTTCGTCCAAGTGTTGATTGTGTTATTTATGATGAACACAACGATTGGTTTGACAATACTAACTGCGCTAGGTTCTTTTTTTGAAGGGTTAATAAATGTTAGTAAAGCAGGGATAAATTTTGTTTTTGGCGATATACAAAATAAAAATGGCTTTACGTTCTTTTTAAACGTGTTATTACCATTAGTTTTTATTTCTGTATTAATAGGCATTTTTAATTATATAAAGGTATTACCATTTATTATCAAATATGTAGGTATAGCAATTAACAAAATAACTAGAATGGGGCGCTTAGAAAGTTACTTTGCTATTTCAACAGCAATGTTTGGACAGCCAGAAGTATATTTAACTATAAAAGATATTATTCCAAGATTGTCTAGAGCGAAATTATATACAATTGCGACGTCTGGTATGAGTGCTGTTAGTATGGCAATGCTAGGTTCATATATGCAAATGATTGAACCTAAATTTGTAGTTACAGCTGTAATGTTGAATATTTTTAGTGCACTTATAATTGCGAGTGTTATTAATCCATATAAATCTGATGATAATGATGTTGAAATTGATAATTTAACCAAATCAACGGAAACGAAATCAGTGAACGAAAAAACAGGGAAGCCTAAGAAAGTCGCCTTTTTCCAAATGATAGGTGACAGTGCAATGGATGGATTTAAAATAGCTGTTGTAGTAGCAGTGATGTTGTTAGCGTTTATTTCATTAATGGAAGCAATCAATATCATTTTTGGTAGTGTTGGTTTGAATTTTAAACAGCTTATTGGCTATTTGTTTGCACCAATTGCATTCATAATGGGGATTCCTTGGAGTGAAGCAGTACCAGCTGGTTCATTAATGGCCACAAAATTAATTACAAATGAGTTTGTAGCAATGTTAGATTTTAAAAATGTCCTAGGTGACGTATCAGCTCGAACACAAGGTATTATTTCAGTTTATTTAGTGAGCTTTGCTAATTTTGGTACTGTTGGCATCATCGTTGGGTCGATTAAAGGTATTAGTGATAAGCAAGGAGAAAAAGTTGCATCATTTGCCATGAGGTTGCTACTTGGTTCAACATTAGCATCAATCATTTCAGGATCAATCATTGGCTTAGTACTATAA
- a CDS encoding N-acetylneuraminate lyase, whose translation MNKDLKGLYAALLVPFDANGQVNEKGLQQIAKNAIETEELDGLYVNGSSGENFLLNTEQKKQIFKIAKEAVGDNVKMIAQVGSLDLNEAIELGKYATELGYDALSAVTPFYYPFTFEEIRDYYFDIIEATQNNMIIYAIPDLTGVNISIEQFSELFNHEKVVGVKYTAPNFFLLERIRKAFPDKLILSGFDEMLVQATISGVDGAIGSTYNVNGRRARQIFDLAQQGQIQEAYQLQHDSNDIIETVLSMGIYPTLKEILRHRGIEAGLPKRPFKPFNEAHRQTLNQLIAKYDL comes from the coding sequence ATGAACAAAGATTTAAAAGGTTTGTATGCAGCATTACTTGTTCCTTTCGATGCAAACGGTCAAGTAAATGAAAAAGGCTTACAACAAATCGCTAAAAACGCCATAGAAACTGAAGAATTAGACGGACTTTATGTAAATGGTAGCTCTGGTGAAAACTTTTTATTAAACACTGAACAAAAGAAGCAAATTTTCAAGATTGCAAAAGAAGCCGTTGGTGACAACGTTAAAATGATTGCTCAAGTAGGTTCATTAGACTTAAATGAAGCCATTGAACTTGGGAAATATGCGACAGAATTAGGTTATGATGCCCTATCTGCCGTAACACCATTCTACTATCCATTTACTTTTGAAGAAATTAGAGATTACTATTTCGACATTATTGAAGCCACACAGAACAATATGATTATTTATGCTATTCCAGACCTAACTGGCGTCAATATTTCTATAGAACAATTCAGTGAACTATTTAACCATGAAAAAGTAGTAGGTGTTAAATATACAGCACCGAATTTCTTCTTACTTGAACGTATTAGAAAAGCATTTCCAGACAAATTAATTTTATCTGGTTTCGATGAAATGTTAGTTCAAGCTACTATTTCTGGCGTAGATGGTGCAATTGGTTCTACATATAACGTTAATGGTCGCCGCGCTAGACAAATCTTCGACTTAGCACAACAAGGTCAAATTCAAGAAGCTTACCAACTGCAACATGATTCCAATGATATTATTGAGACTGTTTTATCAATGGGAATCTATCCTACATTAAAAGAAATATTACGTCATCGAGGTATCGAAGCTGGATTACCAAAACGACCTTTCAAACCTTTTAACGAAGCGCATCGACAAACATTAAATCAACTCATTGCAAAATACGATTTATAG
- a CDS encoding ROK family protein produces the protein MYYIAIDIGGTQIKSAVIDKQLNMFDYQQMPTPDNKTVLITEKVYEIVTQFMEKYRLIQPVIGISTAGVVDEQKGEIVYAGPTIPNYKGTNFKRLLKALSPYVKVRNDVNAALLGELKLYQYPAERIFCMTLGTGIGGAYKNDQGHIDNGELHKANEVGYLLYRPSDNTTFEERAATSALKKRMIDGGFTRSTHVPVLFEAAEEGDDIAKHILDEWAEDVAEGIAQIQIIYDPGLILIGGGISAQGDKLIKYIEPKVANYLPADYKYAPIRTTKSKNDAALYGCLQ, from the coding sequence GTGTATTACATAGCAATTGACATTGGGGGAACACAAATTAAGTCAGCAGTCATTGATAAGCAGTTGAATATGTTTGATTATCAACAAATGCCAACACCGGATAATAAAACCGTGCTTATTACTGAAAAAGTATACGAAATTGTAACACAATTTATGGAAAAATACCGCTTGATTCAGCCTGTTATAGGTATTTCGACAGCGGGTGTTGTTGACGAGCAAAAAGGGGAAATTGTTTATGCTGGGCCAACTATACCGAATTATAAAGGTACGAATTTCAAACGATTACTAAAAGCATTATCGCCATATGTCAAAGTGAGAAATGATGTCAACGCAGCGTTATTAGGAGAATTGAAACTATATCAATACCCAGCTGAGCGAATTTTCTGTATGACACTAGGTACTGGTATTGGTGGTGCATATAAAAATGACCAAGGACATATTGATAATGGAGAGCTACATAAGGCTAATGAAGTGGGTTACTTATTATATCGACCATCGGATAATACAACATTTGAGGAACGAGCTGCGACAAGTGCTTTAAAGAAGCGAATGATTGATGGCGGGTTTACGAGAAGTACGCACGTACCAGTATTATTTGAAGCAGCTGAGGAAGGTGATGATATCGCAAAGCATATATTAGATGAATGGGCGGAAGATGTTGCAGAAGGTATAGCACAAATACAGATTATTTATGATCCAGGTTTGATATTAATAGGTGGTGGTATTTCAGCACAAGGAGATAAATTAATCAAATATATAGAGCCTAAAGTTGCTAATTATCTACCAGCTGACTATAAATATGCGCCAATTAGAACTACAAAAAGTAAAAATGACGCAGCATTATATGGCTGTTTGCAATAA